A stretch of DNA from Schistocerca americana isolate TAMUIC-IGC-003095 chromosome 3, iqSchAmer2.1, whole genome shotgun sequence:
TCCTCTTCCACTTTCCAGTTGCTTTCTCAGCCCTGTCACCACACACTTCGCACGATCTGCATGTCCTCGCTTTGTTGTCAGTTGGAGGAATTTTTCTTCCGAAATAATGCCCAGTTAGTCTGTCGCCTATAGTCGAAGGGTTCACTCCCAATTGTTCCTCCCCTGCCATCGTGGCCAGTTTTTCTTCAATCACAGACATGAATATATGCAGAGAACATGGTTGTCTGTGTGACATTTTATGCATTATGTAACTGTTTACTATTCTCCGAATGAAAAGGTGGAAGAAAAGCTTCTTCCACCATTTCATACTTTTCTTTTTGAAGGGATAGTAAGCAACAAGTTGATCCCTTCGATCAACACCTGTCTTGTTCATATTATAATCAAGGACTGCATCAGGCTTGAATTTTTTTATATGGCCCCCTTTAGCCCTGACAGTTACGTCAGATCTTGTTGCACCATGTTTTGAAGACAACACTGCCACATCCCAGGTGTCTTTCCACTTACAAGCCATCATATGTGGTCTATGTCTGAATGTCATTTCACCTTTCTTCAGTACAACTTTTTTCAAACTCTTAGGCATTTCTTTTCTGTTTAGCATAACAGTGCCAACACCTAAAGTGTCTTTGCTCCATAAGAAGTCAATAACTTTAGGGCTAGTATAAAACCGGTCCATGTAAACAGTGTGACCTTTAGATAAATAGGGTGAAAGTAGACGTTCAAACAATGGAATAATTGTGAAGGCATCACCTTTGCCTGTGTAAATCTCCATATTTAGAACATAACCAATGTTTGAGTCACACACAGAGGACAGTTTGGTGCCATACTTCTCTGGTTTGTTCTTAATGTAGACTCTAAAATGTATCCTGCCTCTAAAGGCACACATTCCTTCGTCTGTGGTCAAATTCTCACTTGGCACTAGCGAGTCTCTGAAGCTCTGCACAAGATAATCAAAATATGGCCTGATTTTATGTAAAGGATCAAAATTTGGCTGTCCACGTTGTATGTAtgtatcattattatttatatgcAGCATTGCCAAAATTGACTTGAAACGATCTCGGGACATCAGTTTAGCTGCAAATGTGGAGTGAAGAATGGGAGCTGCGGACCAGTAATCTGCTATGGATGACTTCTTTACCAGGCACATGTGAATTACtatagaaaaaaatttataaaCCTCTGCTAAAGTAACAGGTTTCCAGTGCGACCACAAACTGTGTTCCTTGATTTGATTGGTACGCCTCAAGTTTGCAATGGTATTTGCATCATacctgtttgtttcttgtttcacaagCTTCGTCATATTCCTGTTGAAATTGTTTTCAAAAAACTCAAATTCAGTTGATGTGGCATCAAGTGGAACTGTAACTCTCGGAACTTCTCCATAAACAGTGTTCCTTACAGGAGGTGCAGACATAGGAATGTCATCCCACCCAAGTCAGCCAAAATTGTTTACTTTTATTACAGTCTACTGATTATTTATAAGCACAGAGAGGGAGTGAGAGCAATTACCATTCCGAAATTCGTGATCTATTGGACGCGTTTCCTGCTGAAATGTCAAGTCAATATCATTCTGAAGctcttcttctgtaaataaataagTCATATGTACAACTGGATAAACTTGTATTATCATTATAAGTCTAAAATATATTACTCGAAATATACATAGCAAATGAGTATGAGCAGCCTACTGTTTCTTACATGTTTTAATGTATCACAACCTAAATTCCAGTAAATATGTTATAATTACCTGTAGTATCTCTGTCATCTTCAGAATAGTCACTAAGTTCTCCTTCAGGACCCGAATCATTGAACAGAACATCCAAAATTTCTTCATCTGCAAG
This window harbors:
- the LOC124606097 gene encoding piggyBac transposable element-derived protein 4-like, with protein sequence MSQYRRRLADEEILDVLFNDSGPEGELSDYSEDDRDTTVIHMCLVKKSSIADYWSAAPILHSTFAAKLMSRDRFKSILAMLHINNNDTYIQRGQPNFDPLHKIRPYFDYLVQSFRDSLVPSENLTTDEGMCAFRGRIHFRVYIKNKPEKYGTKLSSVCDSNIGYVLNMEIYTGKGDAFTIIPLFERLLSPYLSKGHTVYMDRFYTSPKVIDFLWSKDTLGVGTVMLNRKEMPKSLKKVVLKKGEMTFRHRPHMMACKWKDTWDVAVLSSKHGATRSDVTVRAKGGHIKKFKPDAVLDYNMNKTGVDRRDQLVAYYPFKKKIIVVSSTYVVMWNMMWQIDDCNYEKELSEN